TGTTCTGTCAATGTTTCCAGTTTTTTACCATCGGGATAAGAGAGTGGCGAAAACGTAATTGGAGCAGTCACTTAAAAAGCTCCATTTACATAATAATTTCGGGTAATTAGCtcgtaaaaaatgttttaaacttGGGACCTAGGCGTGTTGCATTCGCACGAACGAGTTAGTTTTATAGCGtctctaataaaaataattggcaCAGTATTTAAAACTTCCGCATCCGCAAGGTTCCCGTTCATTTTTGCGCAAAATAACATCGAACGCTAATGTGTCTGAAATGAACGGCCGTGTGAAGTTCGCTGTGTTGTGGGTTGATAAGATATTCGCTCCGTGTCGTTGATGAAGTTTGGGTAAATCCCGGAATTAAAGTTTAGCAATAAAAGTCTCTTATTGTCTCGTGTCACATATCGAGAGAAATTTCAATTAGGACGCGGATGACAGCCGCCGCAGAGATAGGAAACGTATAAGGTTCATTACATGCTGTTTCTGTGGGATTTTACGGCAGTCGTGAGCGTCTTCTTGAATGCTGAGCGAAATGTCGACAACGTGTCTGGAAGAAACGCCCCGAGGCCGATGTTCTAATGAACAAATTTGACCAGAGTTCGTCTAACAATGTCCGCGTCCTCGCTACTCGTGTAACGACACGCCTGAAAAAACCGAACAAAGGAGATTCAACAAGTAAACCGAAAAGACTCGAAcctacaaaaataatcaaCTAAGGGTCTTCCTGTTCGCCGAGCTCACGTACGACTTTGATTTGTTCGCCAAGTCGGACCAAATCCGCTTATTGCTTTTATTATGAGCCGAAGGACGATATTACTCCCAGCGAACCCCAACACTAATTTACCAAAGTAAAACAGCAAAAACTGCATGCAAGCTCGCCCAAATTGCGGAAAATAACGAGAGCTTTCAATAAATACCACATTTTACCCATACAATCATTGTTATTAGTTTCAAAGTAAAGAGCAAAGAAATATTCGCTTtggtgcaattttttcgaGTCGTTCAGAAGCAAGGCCCAGAGCCGAAACTAGGTATAGGCAAAGTAGGCCCTTGTCAAAGTAGGTATAACTTTGTTTTCCAAATtccaattaaacaaaaatttgtgcaacaTTATAAACAATGATTTTGCAAAAGCGTTTGTTTTGGAAAACTCATTTTGTAAAGTTATACCTTTATACTTTGTTtagttgttaattatttttagttctgATAATTCTTCAATAAGAGATTAAATTGTCTTTGCTGGTTAAGCTACTGGTATACTACAAGAATTAGTTCAGTTTGCATTTCATCGGCAAAATGGCTTTCGGCCTTTTGATTCGTGTGACTAGAAAAATTggcttaaataataataataataataataataataataataataataaaaagaaaaagaaaatataaatataaatgaataaataaataaatatacaaacTCTGTGGGGCGAAgtcttgcaaaaaaaatttcgaaatcaataaaactgatgattaaaaattaaaagaggaTCGCGTATGGCACGAGGACGTCTGTCAGATGTAAgcattataaacaaaagttaaattaaaattatgatgaaaaataataaataagtttgccAGGTGAAAGTAAGGAaggtttctttaaaaaattcaatatttggATTAAATTTAGTGGATTcctacattattattattgaattgtTACAtataatcttatttttttttatttatgtcttTATATTCAACTATATGCACATAAACTAAATCTCAAATTGGAAATTAAATGTGTacttattgtttaaataattttaagtatgcttttaataaattgagaTCGGGACCATTTCtagtctataattttttggtttttacatCTTCCTGAGATGTCTCTAACAGAAATTATAATATGTAGCAATCTAGTATTAAGAAAATTATGCCTAAAGGCGCCAAACTGAAAACTCGCCGATAGTCAATTAGTACCTAGTTTCGGCACTGGCATTGACATCTTACTGTAGACTGCACGCGTATAAAAGCTGTTGTCAGCGTGGTTATTATTGGTAATGGTAATTATTTGGCCTTTCAGCTTCACAACACTATAGATATGGAGATATAGATATAGCaagaccaaaaaaaaaaacgtttttttctgGCTGTACAGAGTAAACTCACGTGTAAAACTTGCCTTTGCCACCATTGAGTTTAATGTGTTTTATACCTATATTGACAACAACATTTTTAGCTCAAGCGCAGTCAATGTGTATAGGAAGGTAAAAAAAGACCAGACCTGACCTACCATAGTTTTTGGAACATGCACTGAAGGGCTGATGGCCCAGTTATCGCAAATTGTCGAATTAAAATAGTAAAGTTTTTATGGGCGCGTAGATGTGTGTATCTGGGGACGTGAAGGGCGAATGCATGTCTTGGGGGCCGTGAGAGCGTTTCCATGGCTCCATAAAATAAGGGCAGATCAATGAACCCTCTTGAGCCGGCGGTGTAGTTTGGGTGTCCTTTAATCAAATATTAAAGGTTGGCATCGTGGAAATTTTTGTTGTGGGAGTTTGGGAACGATGTAAAGTCGGCGTCGAGAGACTTAATGTCAATACATCAAAGCCCATTTAAGAGCAATTCGCTCTTTGAATTAGAGTTTGATGCGAAAATAGGATTGAACGAGATTCGAACGACCGAACGGGGAATTAATACGTCGTGCACGACATTAAAGTtagtttaagcaaaaatttgcttgtGCGTTGGAAATTAAGTCCCCGGGAGCTGAAAGAGTCACCCCGAGCGTGATTACGACATCTAAAAACGTATGTAAATCTCGCTGCAAAATGGTATGCATATAGTGATATTATGCAAATACCGGGAGTCTCTCGGCTCGTAGCACAATATTCCGGATTCTTTGTGTGCTGGAATAAGTGTGACTGCTAGACATTCAAACCCAACTTCATTAATTTAACGCCGAGGTAATGCCAACACTACAAAATAAATCGCTGATGTTTAACAAAAGTTGAAATTCTTCACACTATTCCACCAATTGGAGATAAGCGAGCAAAAGAGAGGACTGCTTAAATGCGGAAATTACACACATCTATCGTGGGACCAGTGgtccacattttttatttgtgccAATCTTTTGGAAACGAAAAGGATCTTTGCATTATAGTGTAGAAGCCTTGAACTCCTCGCAACGCTTCAGTCGTTTGCATCAAATCATAGTCTATAATGCTTCTATTTTTGGTGggtgtgaaataaaaaattacagtttttctTCTTATTGAAGGTTGGATGAGAGTGGGATGAGTCACGACTCGGTTATAGTAGGTAATcatgtgtgtttttaaatttatgtcgTCGTAAGACATTGCATGTAGACATATTGAAGCCCATAAAGCCTCGATTTTTACTATTGTCTCACAAGATGTTGCGAAGATGTATCTTGTTCCAGTTCCTTTCCATTATTGCCTCACAGTAGGAGTAGCAATTGTTAAGTTCTTTATTATGACACGATCTCAGTGATGCTACATATGcccattttttcattttgaattttaCGACACGGGAGGGACTAATAAAATGAGGGATATTATGGATATTTTTCCGAGGTGCGAATTTTCAGGTGCTAATGACGAGCGCTCTGTTTTAATGATTATTGTCACGCGAATTTTTGATATAGCGCACAAAATAAATActcgaaaactgaaaaattctgaaacttGAAGTTAATTGCGCAAAATATAATTAACCAAACAATGACAAACTTATGAGCATTTTGAATACATACATTTTGTTCAAAGTTAAAAATCTTAAGAAAaaggattaaaaaaaaataggcgCGTTTTAAGTAATCTacgcacttttttattttagaagtCTTGTTttcgttatttaattatttgaaaatcaatttttcacttcattttataaatcaaaattagcCCTGTTTATGGATGTAATTCGCCCTGGGAACTTCGCAGAGGTCAAGCGTTTTGTGTTTGTTTGCGAAAAGTCAGAACACGGCacaaaatgaaacaataaattaatttgttgaaATGTAAAAGTTGTCTTCACTTCTTTCCACGTCTACGTGTGGGCGTTAGTAGAGTATAAATTGTTACTTCTGGCGTCTTAAAAATCAAGGTAGAATCTTACAAATTTAactgttttcccaaaagtCAACAACTAAAAAAGGCCCAAGATCACTCAAaatgcattaatttttatccactcCAAAAGTATCCAAATATGTGTAGACCACCAAAAATTGGGCACATAAAAAACATGGTAGAGTCCtacaaatttgttgtttttctaaaaagaTCCGAAAAAGATCTAAAAAACTTACCTACATTTTAGACACCCCAAAAATAGCTCTTCATTTCTGGCCCAAGCCAATTGGCGCAtgcaaaaatcaattaaaattacctCAAAACTACTCTAAAACCATTGTCAAATCTCTAGATTTCAGACACCTCAAAACagcttttcatttctggaccaagccTATTGGCGCATGGAAAAATCAATGAAAAACAACTTAAAGCGTCttaaaaaaaggcaaaatcttacaaatttaGCTGTTTGCCCAAAAGCACACAACCGAAAAGGGCCCAAAACCtctcaaaaatcattaatttttatccacccCAAAAGTTTCCAAATATGTGTAGACCACCAAAGATTGGGCACACGAAAAAACCGTTAAAATCTCCCAAAATCATGTAAAATTATCTCACGAGCACTCTAAAAAACTCACAACATATCGTGTTTTTAAACACTCCAAAATGGCTTTTTATTTCTGGACCAGACCAATTGGCGCATGcaaaaaaaagagaaagacAACACCAAATCAAAGAGGTATATTTGGCGCCTTACAAACAAATGTGGTGAAATTCcttaaaaatcataattttttatgctccCAAAAAATACTCGAAACTCAATAGACCACTAGAACATGGGAAAATCAtccaaaatcaaacaaaattacattaaaagcACCCAAAAAACCTTACAACATTCCTTGTTTTGAGACACCATAAAATGGATTTTTACTTCTGGAGAAAGCATTCGAAGAAAttcaacaagaaaaaacatttaagtgTTTCGAGTGTGGCATGCTAGGCCATAAGAAAGCAGACTGCAAGAAATCGAAGATAAAGAAGAGTTATGGTTTCCACATAGATGCAAATGCCTGCGAAACTGACCAAGAACTATGTTTCGTTGGAAGTAGAGTGAGACAAGAGAGGACTGTGAATGCTTGGGTGCTAGACTCTGGCTGTTCTGAGCACCTGGCCAAAGATTGAGAGAATCTGATCGTCAAAAAACTCGACAGGTCGATTCAAATCAAGGTTGCGAAAACAGGAGTTTATTTAACCGCTACTACAACAGGATATCTCTACACTGAATCCCATGTAAGTAGTAGAATTGAGATCATCTGCATTAAAAATATCCTTATAGTGCCGAACCTCGAATTCAACCTGCTATCTGTTAGAAGATTAGAGAAACTTGGCCACAGAgtagttttcaaaaatggcgTGGCAAAAATCctcaataaagaaaaattgttagcAGAAGCCATCTGCGAGAGAAAGCTATATGAGCTGAAATTTCTACCTGTAAAGTCCGAAATTGGGCGAGCAACAAAACGCGACTATTATCTCTCCAAGTTGACAGGtatattgataaaaaaaaatgtaaatacatCGTTATAATACCGTGTTAATAATTGACACCACGATATCATTGAACCAACGTCCGcatgtttgaatttttcaaccaCGCCACACATTTAGCCCCCGTTTGAAAGCCAGTCAAGGGCAAAGAAAAGTAGTCTCCAGGAAAAATCGATTCAGGATTTGAGCGACGTGACACTTCCTCATATTGTGAATTATTTTGTTCTCGTTCCTTAAATCGTAGGTTGAGTTTATCACTccgttttattgttttaatggCCTCGTCGTGCCCGGGTCACACCTAAGTTCAactcttaatttaaatttctagACTAAGTACTATCATTATTGTCTTTGCAAAGGTGGAATTCTGACATCTACATAATTGCACTCTGATTGAAGATCAATATGAACACGGCCTGATTTATCAAGGTTCTATTAAAATGTCATCACACGATTGGACGGACGATTCGAACAATAATACGCACGATAATGCGAACCTTGCCACAATTTCACCTTTGCGAAGAGACAGTATGAGTGATTGACAAGGTGCTTTTTGCAAGAGATTTTATCATCtcgaataaatatttgaatcaGGTTATTAAAGCACTGACTTGAGTGTTTATTGAACacaatgttgttttttatGCATGTGTTGTGAGGGAAATCCGCCCCATATTTGGGGTCAAAACCCCCGTAAATACAGCGCTCCAGTGGCGTGCCTAAGTGCCCCACCGCCATAAAAGAATGCAAACAACGGCATGTACTTATATCGTCCCGTTGTCGGTTGAATGTATCAAAGCAATAAAAAGAGCAAATTATATTATCTTATTTTGTTATTCATAGTCGTTCTTCGTCCATTAAAAGTTGAGTCTCTCGGGcgtattttgcaaaataaaagagCAGAGAGTATTCCTGTGGCCTGTGCACCGGTTTGTATTCGCTTGTGCGGTTTTAAGGGGGTGGCTTTATTCCCTCGAGGAAAAGAGAGCTTCCACGCTTATCATGGAATATCAAAAAGCATGATTTCTAAAGGGAACTACTCACACGACTGATTGAGTTTATAAGCCGGCTTTTACACATTTTCCATTCACGTGGGTACACAAGTAggacttttcaaaaaatattagatcGCAAGTAAAACGAATCACTTTATTCAAGAACTACAAGTCTACTAAAAATTGCCGTTACAGGGCTTCCAAAGACCAGGATTTGATTTACAAACGCAGACTTCCACTTCGTAGCCGGCGACGGTTTGAGTATAACAACCGGAAGTTATTGCACTTCCTCCTATTTCCTGTACCTTTGTACACATATAAGTTGCATTATTTactgaaaaacacaaaaataaattcgaaaGAGGAAATATATAAAACGAGATGCTCCTTACCCACGCCGTCATACTTGTACGTATAAGTTGCACAAACCTGATTAGCTGTTCGCCGGCACAAAACACTGTTTCTCTTGTTTGCAAACATCCAGTCAATGTCGGGAAAGGTCCCATCGTCTAAAATATGGAGTCAAAATACAACAGAGTATCAGTTATCCGAGCCCGGATTACCCGAGCTTCAATTCGAATTTTTATCTACTTATGTGTAtgatatttattattgtacCTAGAAGAAGCTGATTATAAAGTTACTGCCTTTAGCCCACTAATGGAAATTGTATAAAGCTTACTTGATGATGAAGGTAATTTATAATCACATTGTAcctactaattatttttttcgtgaaGCAAATACATTCTTtaaactacggatatctaaagatTAGGATAGGAAACGctgtacaaaaaaaacgttCCCGTCCAGAGAGCGCAATTGTTCGAGtaccgtctaagttttcagagcaataaatttgaaaaaattgttgtatgTGTATAAAGGTTAACACATAGATAGCAAACCAataaatacaggcagataaagcattaaattttcacaaataaaatatgaacataatgcaaaaattttaccgtaaactatgtttttttaatttcaaacatttacgTACACTGTCTTatgtttttgaaaactttgcaAATACAATTACAGatgtaagaaaaatgttaggaagaaagtgGTAGAGagttaaatttcctacaaaaaagtttcaaagactatatccctatcttcaaccattgaggccccaaagtcgttcaaacACGTACCTGCTTCATTTTGCAGGAGATCAAATATTGGAAAGTtgatttatacctaaaccgttgaagatacaaaaaaaggaTAAGAAACAAAgatgtagagaattaaatttcctatgaAAAAATActcgacaccatatttctattttctacagtttaggtataaattatcTTTTCGTTACTCGACCATCTGTATAATGAAACAAATCTGTGGCTTAAGCGTgtttgaatgactttggggcctaaaccgtAGACGATAAAGATTGAGATTGGTCTTGCtgacgtttttaaaaaaaaataatcctcTACTAATTTCTTCGTACCATTTTTCTCgtatctttaaccgttttcgcagTGTCTTCTAAAATACAAGACTAAGcggaaatttgaaatatttttttctcatgtttcttatgaaaattttagttgcCAGTTGTTCTCAGTCTGTTAAGAgagcaaagctcaacatttctgcattttttccaagtaattagtaattagtgaattggtttaacactcgaagcgccctcatttttattctaacgaactattttttgggttcagaaaatcctgcgaTTTGGTgactcgtttcgtctcctaagttatagtcctccgtactttaaacaaaaatcgcTTTATCGAGTTTTCGTTTACTTATCTGAGGTAGTTTTCTCTTCATCAATTACCTCGGATAACTGAGGCTCTACTGTACGAATACACAGTATACTGAGCGCTACAAAAAATGCgccacttaaaaaattacctgaAACCACGATCGGGGGACTGCAGGGCACATGTTTGGCTCTAGTTTCGTCTAAATAGTCGGTACAAGTACCATTATACATGTAATTCTCATCATATCCAGGGCCAATCCAAGTGAATTCAAAACAATAAGAAGCGTCCGGGTTTAAAACAGTGTCATTGTTAGTGTTTGGAGTAATGGTAGTTTGAGCTGGtaaaattttagtcaaaaaaagtaaaatttgaaaaactactTACAAATCACTGAAATAAAATACGTAAAACAGGCACAAAAAATCGCGAGGAGTTTCATATTTGCAGTTCTGTCATTCacgaaaaaattttgataagaaatCTGATACGAATCGAAGGATATTGGATAAGATAAAGGGGGAAATCAGTATAATCATTTACGTTTACCcaacttattttatttgagtgcaggtacataatttattaaattgaactcaaattaaataaaactaatagcgACTGTCACCGGTACATAAAGAATAACGAATGATTTCAGCATGACATtcataaattactttttcatCCGTCTGTAAATGTGCGAATAACTTATTgacataatttgaaaaattggcaTAATTAAATGCCATAAAAAGCAGTGCGGCTAACTTAATGTGTGAATGCTTTTAGCGCCAAACAGTGACAAATTAAGTCCAATTTCCCGATAAAACCAACAGTTCAAACAACGAAATTCGAAATAAGTTCTCCAGCGACATCTCTCCACGAAACGCTCAGCTACCTAGAAACTTTCGGTTTCTTCGAACCGTGGATTGGCACCCTAAAACTGGATTTACGTGTCACTTGTCACAGTTTTAggttagaaaataaataattacgtgTAAATCCATATTTCCGCAAAATGCATTCGGTTTTACAACGCGGAAACGCGATTTTGGCGTACGCCCTCAGCGTCCTCGCTTGTCTGACCTTTGCCTGCTTCATCTCGACCGTATTTCTCGATTACCGCACGAATGCTTCGATGAATACAGTCAAAGTGGTTGTGTAAGTGACCGGATTGGGGATAATTCGGTCGTAATTGATTATTTATAGGAAAAACGTGCCGGATTATAGCGCGTCCAGGGAAAAGAACGACTTGGGCTTCTTAACTTTCGATCTTCAGACGAACTTGACTCATCTCTTCAACTGGAATGTGAAGCAGCTGTTTTTGTATCTCACGGCCGAGTATGAGAGCGCCAACAATAAACTGAACCAGGTTTGGGGTTGGGAGAGTTTTTGGGGTGGTTTGACGTAGGTTTTCAGGTTGTCCTTTGGGACAAGATTATTTTACGTGGCGAAAATGCCGTACTTGACTTTAAGAATATCAACACCAAGTATTACTTTTGGGATGATGGGAACGGTCTTAAAGCCAATAAAAACATCACTTTGACTCTCTCCTGGAATATTATACCCAACGCTGGATTATTGCCTAATATTTTCGCCCATGGCTCACACTCTTTCAAGTTCCCAGAGGAATACACCACTTCTAGGATGTAATAAGTTATTTGTTGTTagggattttttaaataaaagtttcaccgattaatgttaattttattaacagtGCAAAAGTATATAAACATAAGTAAAACAGAACAAAACATGGATAAAATCGTGAGGGGAAATTCAAGTTGAGGTCTCAGTTTGGATGGTCTTGTCttccattttattaattaaattgccGTGTTTAAATGCAATACCTAACATCTCCCTTAGGCcctgaaaaaattaaccatttgatgaaaaatttagcttggtattataaaataaaaaacctggTTTTCCAATTTGAGCCTTGCGATTATTTCCTCGTTGCACACCATCCTGTCCTCGTCAATCAGGGCAGCCTGCTCCATAACTGCGGCCATTTCGTGTATTTTCTCGGCCTGGTGCTTGATTATCTCGTCGTATTGCTTGTCTTGCAACGCCTTGAAGTCTATCCTAGTCTTGTAGATTTCCTCCGTGGTGTGCTCCCGATACTTGGTCATAATATGTTCAAGTGTGGTTTGATAATCTTCTAACGCTGCCCTCAGCTCCCTATTCTCCTGCTGAATCTCCCTCAAGTGTCTATTCTCCTTTTGTATATTCGCAATTAATTGGGAATGCGGCTTTTGGTTCGCCACCTCGTTCAACACATCGACTTCTTCTTGAAACTGTTTCAttgcatcaatttttttcgttattgCGTTCGTCTCATTCAACAAAGTATCAGCAATTGTATCGCGGTCTTTCAAACGACCTGCTAGGCGTTTCGCGTCAGTGATTATTTGCTGAATTGTGAGGGACATTTTTTATGAGGTAACTGTAAAAGACGTAATTTGTGAATGCTAATTTCCGATAATCGAATATCGATTTACCTTAGTGGCCACCGgggtaaaaaaatcactttaaaaacACATAACTACACTGTAGGCATTTTGTTTTCGCTTATTTCATTGAGGAATTCTCagcatttgtttaaaatatggACAATTGTAATTGACAGAcggacaaataaataatttaggtTGAAGGAAACACACAAGGCCGATATTTAGGTGACAGGTGCGCACAAACGCGAATACTACAGTAGGCCACTCAATTACTCGAACATTCAACCATCATTTTCCAACAATTTTGAGAGAATTTTAGTTAATCTCGCATAATTAGAGTTAATTTGTTATTCATAAACTTTATGCATTATTTGTAGAccgaaaacgcaaaaaaataaaaaaagtttaaagacTGTTGCGTCCCCTGGTTGCTCATATCACTTTTGAGCAACATAGCGGAAAGTTTAAATG
The sequence above is a segment of the Tribolium castaneum strain GA2 chromosome 9, icTriCast1.1, whole genome shotgun sequence genome. Coding sequences within it:
- the LOC103312667 gene encoding uncharacterized protein LOC103312667; the encoded protein is MKLLAIFCACFTYFISVISQTTITPNTNNDTVLNPDASYCFEFTWIGPGYDENYMYNGTCTDYLDETRAKHVPCSPPIVVSDDGTFPDIDWMFANKRNSVLCRRTANQVCATYTYKYDGVVNNATYMCTKVQEIGGSAITSGCYTQTVAGYEVEVCVCKSNPGLWKPCNGNF
- the Spase22-23 gene encoding signal peptidase complex subunit 3; translated protein: MHSVLQRGNAILAYALSVLACLTFACFISTVFLDYRTNASMNTVKVVVKNVPDYSASREKNDLGFLTFDLQTNLTHLFNWNVKQLFLYLTAEYESANNKLNQVVLWDKIILRGENAVLDFKNINTKYYFWDDGNGLKANKNITLTLSWNIIPNAGLLPNIFAHGSHSFKFPEEYTTSRM
- the Fgop2 gene encoding FGFR1 oncogene partner 2 homolog codes for the protein MSLTIQQIITDAKRLAGRLKDRDTIADTLLNETNAITKKIDAMKQFQEEVDVLNEVANQKPHSQLIANIQKENRHLREIQQENRELRAALEDYQTTLEHIMTKYREHTTEEIYKTRIDFKALQDKQYDEIIKHQAEKIHEMAAVMEQAALIDEDRMVCNEEIIARLKLENQGLREMLGIAFKHGNLINKMEDKTIQTETST